In the genome of Dermacentor andersoni chromosome 3, qqDerAnde1_hic_scaffold, whole genome shotgun sequence, one region contains:
- the LOC126524614 gene encoding sulfotransferase 1C2-like, giving the protein MDIKGWKSSLPVRTFGTHLPLIEDTISAEGKYIYVARNPWDVCVSMYHMVTNLSSYEYQDATFEEFVDVFVSGNFGYGDYFEHVALAYNLRQEPNVLFVTYEEMKKDTRDVILRVAQFLGERYGRALLEDETLLDKMLESSKPEHMRSVVVVDYRKIRSPHGKKVLDRSLITCKHGYEGDQRKYSVVRRAKVGGWKEHFTPELLRRMEDRISEAETVSSFMDLWKDIRDEAFKLSQGV; this is encoded by the coding sequence ATGGATATAAAGGGCTGGAAATCATCCCTGCCCGTGAGAACATTTGGCACGCACTTGCCCTTGATTGAGGACACCATTAGTGCAGAAGGAAAGTACATTTACGTTGCCCGCAATCCGTGGGACGTGTGTGTTTCAATGTACCACATGGTTACCAACCTCAGCTCATACGAGTACCAGGATGCCACGTTCGAAGAATTTGTTGACGTGTTTGTCAGCGGGAACTTTGGGTACGGTGACTACTTCGAACACGTAGCGTTGGCTTACAACCTCAGGCAGGAACCCAACGTGCTCTTCGTGACTTACGAAGAAATGAAGAAGGACACTCGTGACGTGATTCTCAGGGTAGCGCAATTTTTGGGAGAGCGCTATGGACGAGCTTTATTAGAAGATGAAACATTGCTTGACAAGATGCTGGAGAGCTCCAAGCCGGAGCACATGCGAAGTGTCGTGGTCGTCGACTATCGCAAAATCCGTAGCCCTCACGGGAAGAAGGTATTAGACCGAAGCTTGATAACCTGCAAGCATGGCTACGAAGGAGATCAAAGGAAATACAGTGTAGTGCGAAGAGCCAAAGTTGGAGGGTGGAAAGAACACTTCACGCCAGAGCTGCTCCGACGCATGGAAGATAGGATCAGTGAGGCAGAGACGGTGTCATCCTTTATGGATCTCTGGAAGGACATCCGAGACGAGGCATTCAAATTATCACAAGGTGTCTGA